From Halorhodospira halophila, one genomic window encodes:
- a CDS encoding prephenate dehydrogenase/arogenate dehydrogenase family protein: MIRRLAIIGVGLIGGSLALSLRRHAAVEEVVGCGRSAANLERARSLGVIDRGCHDPAEAVRGADLVVICVPLRAMCGVLAALEGAVEPGTVVTDAGSVKGSVIEDARTVYGTPPAWLVPGHPIAGTENSGVEAAFAELYDRRRVILTPTAENPEEAVERVAAMWRAAGAQVVRMEADHHDEVLAATSHLPHALAYALVDALAGWDDRQEIFEYAAGGFRDFTRIASSDPAMWRDICTANRAHVVAALRRYQEDLGRLTDALAAGDDDRVLRVFENAQEARAGFLRLLEGRS; encoded by the coding sequence GTGATCCGGCGCCTGGCGATCATCGGCGTGGGCCTGATCGGTGGATCGCTGGCCCTGTCCCTGCGCCGCCATGCGGCGGTGGAGGAGGTGGTCGGCTGCGGGCGCAGCGCCGCCAACCTGGAGCGTGCCCGGTCGTTGGGGGTGATCGACCGCGGTTGCCACGATCCGGCCGAGGCGGTTCGAGGCGCCGATCTGGTGGTGATCTGCGTGCCGCTGCGTGCCATGTGCGGGGTTCTGGCCGCCCTCGAGGGGGCGGTGGAGCCCGGTACCGTGGTGACCGACGCCGGGAGCGTCAAGGGCTCGGTGATCGAGGACGCCCGTACCGTCTACGGGACGCCGCCGGCGTGGCTGGTGCCCGGCCACCCGATCGCCGGCACCGAGAACAGCGGCGTGGAGGCCGCCTTCGCCGAACTCTACGATCGCCGTCGGGTCATCCTGACCCCCACGGCGGAGAACCCCGAGGAGGCGGTCGAGCGCGTCGCGGCCATGTGGCGGGCGGCCGGTGCCCAAGTCGTGCGCATGGAGGCCGATCACCACGATGAGGTCCTGGCGGCCACCTCCCATCTGCCGCACGCGCTCGCCTATGCGCTGGTGGATGCCCTGGCCGGCTGGGATGACCGGCAGGAGATCTTTGAGTACGCCGCCGGTGGTTTCCGCGACTTCACCCGCATCGCCTCGTCGGATCCGGCCATGTGGCGGGATATCTGCACCGCCAACCGGGCGCATGTGGTCGCGGCACTGCGCCGCTACCAGGAGGATCTGGGGCGGCTGACCGACGCGCTGGCCGCCGGTGACGACGATCGGGTCCTGCGTGTGTTCGAGAATGCCCAGGAGGCCCGCGCCGGCTTCCTGCGCTTGCTGGAGGGGCGCTCGTGA
- the hisC gene encoding histidinol-phosphate transaminase has product MAASESAFLDLANPGVRGLAPYEPGKPIEELRRDYGVEEVIKLASNENPLGPSPRAAEAATAAVQAGHRYPDGNGFELRHAIGERHGVDPGRVTLGNGSNDVLALVAQTFLGPGRRAVFSAHAFAVYPIVTQAAGAEARVVPALPAGHPEQPRGHDLEAMAAATDESVQVVFVANPNNPTGTWVGGEALRRFLDAVPATTLAVVDEAYFEYAVEEADYPDASRWLDDYPNLIVTRSFSKVHGLGGLRAGYALSHPAVAELMNRVRQPFNCSGPAQAAAVASLADCEYLERSVALNTEQRAVLRRGLEELGFAPLPSAGNFLTFDAGDRAAELNEGLLRSGVIVRPVDAYDLPGHLRVSVGTPVENRTFLAALSRQLHGGTA; this is encoded by the coding sequence ATGGCTGCATCCGAATCCGCATTTCTCGATCTGGCCAATCCGGGTGTACGCGGGCTTGCCCCGTATGAACCCGGCAAGCCCATTGAAGAGCTGCGCCGCGACTACGGTGTCGAGGAGGTGATCAAGCTCGCCTCCAACGAGAACCCGCTGGGGCCCTCGCCGCGGGCGGCGGAGGCCGCCACCGCCGCGGTCCAGGCCGGTCACCGCTACCCGGACGGCAACGGCTTCGAACTCCGGCACGCCATCGGCGAGCGCCACGGGGTGGATCCGGGGCGGGTGACGCTGGGCAACGGCTCCAACGATGTCCTCGCCCTCGTGGCGCAGACCTTTCTCGGCCCTGGACGCCGCGCAGTCTTCTCGGCCCACGCCTTCGCCGTCTACCCGATCGTGACCCAGGCGGCGGGGGCCGAGGCCCGGGTGGTACCGGCGTTACCCGCCGGGCACCCGGAGCAGCCCCGCGGCCACGACCTGGAGGCGATGGCCGCCGCCACGGACGAATCGGTCCAGGTGGTCTTCGTCGCCAACCCCAATAACCCGACCGGCACCTGGGTCGGGGGCGAGGCGCTGCGCCGGTTTCTCGACGCCGTGCCGGCGACGACCCTGGCGGTGGTCGACGAGGCGTACTTCGAGTACGCGGTGGAGGAGGCGGACTACCCCGATGCCAGTCGTTGGCTCGACGATTACCCGAATCTCATCGTCACCCGCAGCTTCTCGAAGGTCCACGGCCTCGGCGGCCTGCGGGCCGGCTACGCCCTGTCGCATCCGGCGGTTGCCGAGCTGATGAACCGCGTGCGCCAGCCGTTCAACTGCTCGGGCCCGGCCCAGGCGGCGGCGGTCGCGTCGCTGGCCGACTGCGAGTACCTGGAGCGTTCGGTGGCGCTCAACACCGAGCAGCGCGCGGTACTGCGCCGCGGCCTGGAGGAGTTGGGCTTCGCCCCGCTGCCGTCCGCCGGCAACTTCCTGACCTTCGACGCAGGGGATCGGGCGGCGGAGCTCAACGAGGGGCTGCTGCGCAGCGGGGTTATCGTCCGCCCGGTGGACGCCTACGACCTGCCCGGGCACCTGCGTGTGAGCGTGGGCACGCCGGTGGAGAACCGCACCTTCCTGGCCGCGCTCTCCCGGCAGTTGCACGGAGGTACGGCGTGA
- the pheA gene encoding prephenate dehydratase: MSVDNDDLAALRQRIDGIDDQILELVSERARLAEEVARAKARRGEALKVYRPEREAEILRRLVERNRGPLTREQVTVLFREVMSACRALQQPLTVAFLGPQGTFTEEAASKHFGHDAGMSPQATIGGVFREVESGAAHYGVVPVENSSEGVVSHTLDRFLDSELAIVGEVELRIHHALASHAGGLTSVERVYSHQQGLSQCRAWLETHLPQAERHPVSSTAEAARLAALEPNAAAIASEAAAERYGVPLLQERIEDYHGNTTRFLVLGYQSPPPSGHDKTSLVVSSANRSGLLFQLLEPLARNGIDMTRIESRPARQQGVWEYVFFIDILGHAEDEHLRGPLEEMRQRASLFRVLGSYPRAI; encoded by the coding sequence ATGTCCGTCGACAATGACGACCTGGCCGCGCTGCGGCAACGGATCGACGGGATCGACGACCAGATCCTCGAGCTGGTCAGCGAGCGGGCTCGCCTGGCTGAGGAGGTGGCCCGCGCCAAGGCCCGCCGCGGTGAAGCGCTCAAGGTCTACCGGCCTGAGCGGGAGGCGGAGATCCTGCGGCGGCTCGTCGAGCGCAACCGGGGGCCGCTGACCCGTGAGCAGGTCACGGTCCTCTTCCGCGAGGTCATGTCCGCGTGCCGGGCGCTGCAGCAGCCGCTGACCGTCGCCTTCCTCGGCCCGCAGGGCACCTTCACCGAAGAGGCGGCCAGCAAGCACTTCGGCCACGATGCCGGCATGTCGCCTCAGGCCACCATCGGCGGCGTATTCCGCGAGGTGGAATCGGGGGCGGCGCACTACGGCGTGGTCCCCGTGGAGAACTCCTCCGAGGGGGTGGTTAGCCACACCCTGGACCGCTTCCTGGACTCGGAGCTGGCCATCGTTGGCGAGGTGGAGCTGCGCATCCACCACGCCCTGGCCAGCCACGCCGGTGGGCTGACCTCGGTCGAGCGGGTCTACTCGCACCAGCAGGGGCTCTCGCAGTGCCGCGCCTGGCTCGAGACCCATTTGCCGCAGGCCGAGCGCCATCCGGTCTCCAGCACCGCCGAGGCGGCCCGGCTGGCGGCCCTGGAGCCCAACGCCGCGGCCATCGCCAGCGAGGCGGCGGCGGAGCGCTACGGCGTGCCGCTGCTCCAGGAGCGCATCGAGGACTACCACGGCAACACCACCCGCTTTCTGGTTCTCGGCTACCAGTCCCCGCCGCCGAGTGGTCACGACAAGACCTCGCTGGTGGTCTCCAGCGCCAACCGCTCCGGGCTGCTCTTCCAGCTCCTTGAGCCGCTGGCGCGCAACGGCATCGACATGACCCGGATCGAGTCGCGTCCGGCGCGCCAGCAGGGGGTGTGGGAGTACGTGTTCTTCATCGACATCCTCGGGCACGCCGAGGACGAGCACCTGCGCGGCCCCCTGGAGGAGATGCGCCAGCGTGCCAGCCTCTTCCGTGTTCTCGGCTCCTATCCAAGGGCGATCTGA
- a CDS encoding phosphoglycerate dehydrogenase: MYRILTLNNISVKGLDRLPRERFETSSDIAHPDAILVRSADLHGQEVPDSVVAIGRAGAGVNNIPVGDMTERGVPVFNAPGANANAVKELVIAGLFLAARNICPAWEYARGLQGSDAELHEAMEANKKRFVGFELPGRTLGVVGLGAIGVQVANTARALGMKVVGFDPQITVDAAWALDSGVEAAHSVGDVMARSDMITIHVPLIDATRGLINASRLAQARQGATLLNFSRAEVVDEGDVLEALNEERLHAYVSDFPSNAVKDHPRAVTLPHLGASTHEAQENCAIMVADQVRDYLETGNVRNAVNFPDMSMPRSGKGDRLCVVNANVPNMLGQISSLLAQHGLNIDDMFNKAQERLAYTLVDVEGEVPEAVAEELRGIEGVLKVRVIR; encoded by the coding sequence ATGTACCGCATCCTCACGCTGAACAACATCTCGGTGAAGGGCCTGGACCGGCTGCCCCGCGAGCGTTTCGAGACCTCCTCGGACATCGCGCACCCGGACGCCATCCTGGTCCGTTCCGCCGACCTGCACGGCCAGGAGGTTCCCGATTCCGTGGTGGCCATCGGCCGCGCCGGGGCGGGCGTCAACAACATCCCGGTCGGGGACATGACCGAGCGCGGCGTGCCGGTGTTCAATGCCCCGGGTGCCAACGCCAACGCGGTTAAGGAGCTGGTCATCGCCGGGTTGTTCCTGGCCGCGCGCAACATCTGTCCGGCCTGGGAGTATGCCCGGGGCCTGCAGGGCAGCGACGCCGAGCTGCATGAGGCCATGGAGGCCAACAAGAAGCGCTTCGTCGGCTTTGAGCTGCCCGGGCGCACCCTGGGCGTGGTTGGCCTCGGCGCCATCGGCGTCCAGGTGGCCAATACCGCCCGGGCCCTGGGCATGAAGGTCGTCGGTTTCGACCCGCAGATCACCGTGGATGCCGCCTGGGCCCTGGACTCCGGGGTCGAGGCGGCGCACAGTGTGGGCGATGTCATGGCGCGCTCGGACATGATCACCATCCACGTGCCGCTGATCGACGCCACCCGGGGGCTGATCAATGCCTCGCGCCTGGCCCAGGCCCGCCAGGGGGCTACGCTGCTCAACTTCTCGCGCGCCGAGGTGGTGGATGAGGGCGACGTGCTCGAGGCACTCAACGAGGAGCGTCTGCACGCCTACGTCAGCGACTTCCCCAGCAATGCCGTCAAGGACCATCCGCGGGCGGTGACGCTGCCGCACCTCGGGGCATCGACCCACGAGGCCCAGGAGAACTGCGCCATCATGGTGGCCGATCAGGTGCGCGATTACCTGGAGACCGGCAACGTGCGCAACGCGGTCAACTTCCCGGACATGAGCATGCCGCGCAGCGGCAAGGGCGACCGCCTGTGCGTGGTCAACGCCAACGTGCCGAACATGCTCGGTCAGATCTCCAGTCTGCTGGCGCAGCACGGTCTGAACATCGACGACATGTTCAACAAGGCGCAGGAACGCCTAGCCTACACCCTGGTGGACGTCGAGGGCGAGGTGCCGGAAGCGGTGGCCGAGGAACTGCGCGGCATCGAGGGGGTTCTGAAGGTCCGCGTGATCCGCTGA
- the serC gene encoding 3-phosphoserine/phosphohydroxythreonine transaminase — MSRVFNFSAGPAMLPEAVMRQAADEMLDWHGTGMSVMEMSHRGKAYVSIAEKAEADLRELLQIPDNYKVLFLQGGATGQFSAIPMNLLRGGQRADYIYTGQWSKKAIAEAKKFCDVNVAASGEPDMMHIPPQSQWQLSDDAAYVHFTPNETISGVEFHWLPDVGDKPLVADMSSTLLSRPIDVSRYGLIYAGAQKNIGPAGVTLVIVREDLIGQAMPQTPTVWDYKQQVDADSMLNTPATYPLYIAGLVFQWLKELGGLEAMAEINHRKAQKLYDAIDGSGFYSNPVDPQARSWMNVPFVLADDSLDKTFLEEAEAAGLTTLKGHRSVGGMRASIYNAMPEAGVDRLIEFMADFERRNG, encoded by the coding sequence ATGAGTAGAGTCTTCAACTTCAGCGCCGGTCCGGCCATGCTCCCCGAGGCGGTGATGCGCCAGGCCGCCGACGAGATGCTCGACTGGCACGGCACCGGCATGTCGGTCATGGAGATGAGCCACCGTGGCAAGGCGTACGTCTCCATCGCCGAGAAGGCCGAGGCCGACCTGCGGGAACTGCTGCAGATCCCGGACAACTATAAGGTGCTCTTTCTCCAGGGCGGTGCTACTGGCCAGTTCTCGGCCATTCCGATGAACCTGCTCCGTGGCGGGCAGCGCGCCGACTACATCTACACCGGGCAGTGGTCCAAGAAGGCCATCGCCGAGGCGAAGAAGTTCTGCGACGTTAACGTCGCCGCCTCCGGCGAGCCGGACATGATGCACATCCCGCCGCAGTCGCAGTGGCAGCTTTCCGACGACGCCGCCTACGTCCACTTCACCCCCAACGAGACGATCAGCGGCGTGGAGTTCCACTGGCTGCCGGACGTCGGGGACAAGCCGCTGGTCGCCGACATGTCCTCGACGCTGCTGTCGCGGCCCATCGACGTCAGCCGCTACGGCCTGATCTACGCCGGGGCGCAGAAGAACATCGGCCCGGCCGGCGTGACCCTGGTCATCGTCCGCGAGGACCTGATCGGCCAGGCGATGCCGCAGACCCCCACGGTCTGGGACTACAAGCAGCAGGTCGACGCCGACTCCATGCTCAATACGCCGGCCACCTATCCGCTCTACATTGCCGGGCTGGTCTTCCAGTGGCTCAAGGAGCTCGGCGGGCTCGAGGCGATGGCCGAGATCAACCACCGCAAGGCGCAGAAGCTCTACGACGCCATCGACGGTTCCGGCTTTTACAGCAACCCGGTGGACCCGCAGGCGCGCTCGTGGATGAACGTACCCTTCGTGCTCGCCGACGACAGCCTCGACAAGACCTTCCTCGAGGAGGCCGAGGCGGCCGGTCTGACCACCCTCAAGGGGCACCGCTCGGTGGGTGGCATGCGGGCCTCGATCTACAACGCCATGCCCGAAGCCGGTGTCGACCGGCTGATCGAGTTCATGGCCGACTTCGAGAGGCGAAACGGGTGA
- the gyrA gene encoding DNA gyrase subunit A translates to MTGVAREILPVNLEDEMRQSYLDYAMSVIVGRALPDVRDGLKPVHRRVLYAMRELGNDYNKPYKKSARVVGDVIGKYHPHGDAAVYDTIVRLAQTFSMRYRLVDGQGNFGSIDGDSPAAMRYTEVRMARLAHELLADIDKETVDFVDNYDGSEQEPHVLPTRLPNLLINGGSGIAVGMATNIPPHNLREVIDACVALVDDPELPVESLIEYVPAPDLPTGGIIFGTAGIHQAFRTGRGRMVLRARAEVEEMTADRERIVVTELPYQVNKARLVEKIAELVKERRLEGISELRDESDKEGIRIVLELKRGEAGEIVLNNLYRHTQMQTVFGINMVALHEGQPRTLNLRQVLEAFIRHRREVVTRRTIYELRKARERAHVLEGLAVALANIDEVIALIKGSSGPAEAKAELVARDWRPGVVTEMLERAGAAATRPEELADHFGLDADSGIYRLSEAQAQAILDLRLHRLTAMEQDKIVEEYSNLLERIAELIHILDSGERLMEVIREELVAIRDQYGDERKTEIREDTAELSLEDLISEEDMVVTLSHHGYVKAQPLDGYRAQRRGGRGKSATAMKNEDFIDKLFIANTHDTLLCFSSTGKCYWRKVYELPQGSRTSRGRPMVNLLPLEEDERINAVVPVREFDENHFVFMATRNGTVKKTPLSHFSRPRSSGIIALELRGDDTLVDAEITNGDREVMLLSDAGKALRFHESDVRAMGRTAGGVRGIRLESGQRVIALLILGEGDILTATEHGYGKRTPVADYPRRGRGGMGVICIRTTERNGRVVGAVQAAEDDEIMLVSRSGTLVRTPVADVSRVGRNTQGVKLISLDEDEQLVGLERVEGLAETEAPEAPEA, encoded by the coding sequence ATGACCGGCGTTGCCCGCGAGATCCTCCCTGTAAACCTCGAAGACGAGATGCGGCAGTCGTACCTCGATTACGCCATGAGCGTAATCGTCGGGCGTGCCCTTCCCGATGTCCGCGACGGCCTCAAGCCCGTGCACCGGCGTGTCCTCTACGCCATGCGCGAACTGGGCAACGACTACAACAAGCCGTATAAGAAGTCGGCGCGTGTGGTCGGTGACGTCATCGGTAAGTACCACCCCCACGGTGATGCCGCGGTCTACGACACCATTGTGCGCCTGGCCCAGACCTTCAGCATGCGCTACCGGCTGGTGGACGGCCAGGGCAACTTCGGCTCCATCGACGGCGACTCGCCGGCAGCGATGCGCTACACCGAGGTGCGCATGGCGCGCCTGGCGCACGAGCTGCTCGCCGACATCGACAAGGAGACGGTGGACTTCGTCGACAACTACGACGGCTCCGAGCAAGAGCCCCACGTGCTGCCGACGCGTCTGCCCAACCTGCTCATCAACGGCGGCTCCGGCATCGCCGTGGGCATGGCCACCAACATCCCGCCGCACAACCTGCGCGAGGTGATCGACGCCTGCGTGGCCCTGGTCGACGACCCGGAGCTGCCCGTCGAGTCGCTCATCGAGTATGTTCCGGCCCCGGACCTACCCACCGGCGGCATCATCTTCGGTACCGCCGGCATCCATCAGGCCTTCCGCACCGGTCGTGGGCGCATGGTCCTGCGCGCCCGTGCCGAGGTCGAGGAGATGACCGCGGACCGCGAGCGCATCGTGGTCACCGAATTGCCCTATCAGGTCAACAAGGCGCGGCTGGTCGAGAAGATCGCCGAGCTGGTCAAGGAGCGCCGCCTCGAGGGCATCTCCGAGCTGCGCGATGAATCGGACAAGGAAGGCATCCGCATCGTCCTCGAGCTCAAGCGCGGCGAGGCCGGTGAGATCGTGCTCAACAACCTCTATCGCCACACGCAGATGCAGACGGTCTTCGGCATCAACATGGTGGCGCTGCACGAGGGCCAGCCGCGTACGCTCAACCTCCGGCAGGTGCTCGAAGCATTCATCCGTCACCGCCGCGAGGTGGTCACCCGGCGCACCATCTACGAGCTGCGCAAGGCCCGCGAGCGCGCCCACGTGCTCGAGGGGCTGGCGGTCGCCCTGGCCAACATCGACGAGGTCATCGCGCTGATCAAGGGCTCTTCGGGGCCGGCGGAGGCCAAGGCCGAGCTGGTCGCCCGGGACTGGCGCCCCGGGGTGGTTACCGAGATGCTCGAGCGCGCCGGGGCCGCCGCCACGCGCCCGGAGGAGCTGGCCGATCACTTCGGTCTCGATGCCGACTCGGGCATCTACCGCCTCTCCGAGGCGCAGGCCCAGGCGATCCTCGACCTGCGCCTGCACCGCCTGACGGCCATGGAGCAGGACAAGATCGTCGAGGAGTACAGCAACCTCCTCGAGCGGATCGCCGAGCTGATCCACATCCTCGACAGCGGCGAGCGGCTGATGGAGGTCATCCGCGAGGAACTGGTGGCGATCCGGGATCAGTACGGCGACGAGCGCAAGACCGAGATCCGCGAGGATACCGCCGAGCTCTCGCTGGAGGATCTGATCAGCGAGGAGGACATGGTGGTCACGCTCTCGCACCACGGCTACGTCAAGGCGCAGCCGCTGGACGGCTACCGCGCGCAGCGCCGCGGCGGCCGGGGCAAGAGCGCCACCGCGATGAAGAACGAGGACTTCATCGACAAGCTGTTCATCGCCAACACCCACGACACGCTGCTGTGCTTCTCGAGCACCGGCAAGTGCTACTGGCGCAAGGTCTACGAGCTGCCGCAGGGCAGCCGCACCTCGCGCGGGCGGCCGATGGTCAACCTGTTGCCCCTTGAGGAGGATGAGCGCATCAACGCCGTCGTCCCCGTGCGCGAGTTCGACGAGAACCACTTCGTCTTCATGGCCACGCGCAACGGCACGGTCAAAAAGACGCCCCTGTCGCACTTCTCGCGGCCGCGCTCCAGCGGCATCATCGCCCTGGAGCTGCGCGGTGACGACACCCTGGTGGATGCCGAGATCACCAACGGCGATCGCGAGGTGATGCTGCTCTCCGACGCGGGCAAGGCGCTGCGCTTCCACGAGTCGGATGTTCGTGCCATGGGCCGGACCGCCGGCGGCGTGCGCGGCATCCGCCTGGAATCCGGCCAGCGGGTGATCGCGCTGCTGATCCTCGGCGAGGGGGATATCCTCACCGCCACCGAGCACGGCTACGGCAAGCGCACCCCGGTGGCCGACTACCCGCGGCGGGGTCGGGGCGGCATGGGCGTGATCTGCATCCGCACCACCGAGCGCAACGGCCGGGTGGTCGGTGCCGTGCAGGCCGCCGAGGACGACGAGATCATGCTGGTCAGCCGCAGCGGTACGCTGGTGCGCACCCCGGTGGCCGATGTCTCGCGGGTCGGGCGCAACACCCAGGGGGTGAAACTCATCAGCCTCGACGAGGATGAGCAGCTGGTCGGCCTCGAGCGGGTCGAGGGGCTGGCCGAGACGGAGGCGCCGGAGGCGCCCGAGGCCTAG
- a CDS encoding potassium/proton antiporter has protein sequence MDLTNQLILFGAALLLVSILASVVSDRVGAPMLLVFLAIGMLLGEEGLFGIDFDDIQAAHLIGSLALAIILFDGGLRTQASTFRVALKPALTLATVGVIITAGITGGVLAWAFDLDWKQGLLIGAIVGSTDAAAVFGLLHARGLELKQRVAATLEIESGSNDPMAIFLTIMLVEILVQQPDLLAAAAALEFVQQLGLGAAFGALGGLTLAWLINRINLTPGLYPLLALGGGLAIFGGAAVLGGSGFLAVYLAGLIAGNRRLQAAQNIRRFHDGFAWLAQITMFVVLGLLVTPSELLPVAAQGLLAAAVLILVARPLAVFACLAPFRFPWREQLFISWVGLRGAVPIILGLFPLLAGIEQAELFFNVAFFVVLVSLVVQGWTIAPAARLLGLEVPPDSGATQRQVIDVPHQTDYAFIAYRITESSPALYEPINRLNLPSSAQPVALFREGEALQHPRREVLRPRDYLYLLALPRDIADLDRLFVAPSGPAYLAEQRFFGEFTLDGSARLGDIATAYGISMPSGARPEQSLSDYLLWIFNNRAVVGDRVRIDNLQFTIREIQDGRIAKVGMRIGQRS, from the coding sequence TTGGACCTGACCAATCAACTTATCCTGTTCGGCGCCGCACTGCTGCTGGTGAGCATCCTCGCCAGCGTGGTCTCGGACCGCGTCGGCGCCCCGATGCTGCTGGTCTTCCTGGCCATCGGCATGCTCCTCGGTGAAGAGGGGCTGTTCGGGATCGACTTCGACGACATTCAGGCCGCCCATCTGATCGGCAGCCTGGCGCTGGCCATCATCCTCTTCGACGGCGGCCTGCGCACCCAGGCCTCCACCTTCCGGGTGGCCCTCAAACCGGCGCTCACCCTGGCCACCGTGGGCGTGATCATCACCGCCGGCATCACCGGCGGGGTGCTGGCCTGGGCCTTCGACCTCGACTGGAAACAGGGCCTGCTGATCGGCGCCATCGTCGGCTCCACCGACGCGGCGGCCGTCTTCGGACTGCTCCACGCCCGCGGACTGGAGCTCAAGCAGCGCGTGGCCGCCACGCTGGAGATCGAATCGGGCTCCAACGATCCGATGGCGATCTTTCTGACCATCATGCTGGTCGAGATCCTCGTCCAGCAGCCGGATCTGCTCGCCGCCGCCGCGGCGCTCGAGTTCGTCCAGCAGCTCGGCCTCGGCGCCGCCTTCGGCGCCCTCGGCGGCCTCACCCTGGCCTGGCTGATCAACCGCATCAACCTGACACCCGGGCTCTACCCCCTGCTGGCGCTCGGCGGCGGCCTGGCCATCTTCGGCGGGGCCGCGGTCCTCGGCGGCAGCGGCTTCCTGGCCGTCTACCTGGCCGGGCTGATCGCCGGCAATCGGCGGCTGCAGGCGGCGCAGAACATCCGCCGCTTCCACGACGGTTTCGCTTGGCTGGCGCAGATCACCATGTTCGTGGTGCTCGGGCTGCTGGTCACGCCCTCGGAGCTGCTACCCGTTGCCGCCCAGGGCCTGCTCGCCGCCGCGGTGCTGATCCTGGTCGCCCGCCCCCTGGCGGTCTTCGCCTGCCTGGCCCCCTTCCGGTTCCCCTGGCGCGAGCAACTGTTCATCTCGTGGGTGGGCCTGCGCGGCGCGGTGCCCATCATCCTCGGGCTCTTCCCGCTGCTGGCCGGGATTGAGCAGGCGGAGCTGTTCTTCAACGTGGCCTTCTTCGTGGTGCTGGTCTCGCTGGTGGTTCAGGGCTGGACCATCGCGCCGGCGGCGCGGCTGCTCGGCCTTGAGGTGCCGCCGGACAGTGGCGCCACCCAGCGTCAGGTGATCGACGTCCCGCACCAGACCGACTACGCGTTCATCGCCTACCGGATCACCGAGAGTTCGCCGGCGCTCTACGAGCCGATCAACCGGCTCAACCTGCCGTCATCGGCCCAGCCGGTGGCGCTGTTCCGCGAGGGCGAGGCGCTGCAACACCCAAGGCGCGAGGTGCTGCGCCCGCGGGACTATCTGTACCTGCTGGCCCTGCCCCGGGACATCGCGGATCTGGACCGCCTGTTCGTTGCTCCCAGCGGGCCGGCCTACCTGGCGGAGCAGCGCTTCTTCGGCGAGTTCACGCTGGACGGCTCGGCGCGGCTGGGGGACATCGCCACCGCCTACGGCATCTCCATGCCCAGCGGTGCCCGGCCGGAGCAGTCGCTGAGCGACTATCTGCTGTGGATCTTCAACAACCGGGCGGTGGTCGGTGACCGGGTGCGGATCGACAATCTGCAGTTCACCATCCGGGAGATCCAGGATGGGCGCATCGCCAAGGTGGGCATGCGCATCGGGCAACGGAGCTGA
- the mtnA gene encoding S-methyl-5-thioribose-1-phosphate isomerase, with protein sequence MNTASHDTVRALEWRDEGLYLLDQRLLPGQEQYVCCTDAAAVAQAITDMVVRGAPAIGVAAGYGAALAGAAAWRTHGAGWQAGMAEDLDALRRSRPTAVNLAWALARMETCASRLSEDEDPASALLAEAHAIHAEDVAANQRMGRSGAGLIQPGSGVLTHCNTGSLATGGLGTALGVIRTAWADGRIERVFADETRPWLQGARLTAWELAADGIPVELLADGAAAALMRTGQVHWAIVGADRIAANGDVANKIGTYAVALAARQHGVRFMVVAPTSTIDPQTATGEQIPIETRDAREVLYAGGHRVAPKAEGVGAWNPVFDVTPAELVDVIVTERGVVHQPDADGMARLLEGAG encoded by the coding sequence TTGAATACCGCCTCCCACGACACGGTCCGGGCGCTGGAGTGGCGCGACGAGGGGCTCTATCTGCTCGATCAGCGTCTGCTGCCCGGTCAGGAACAGTACGTCTGCTGCACCGACGCTGCGGCCGTCGCCCAGGCGATCACCGACATGGTGGTGCGTGGCGCGCCGGCGATCGGTGTGGCCGCCGGCTATGGTGCGGCCCTGGCCGGTGCTGCGGCTTGGCGAACCCACGGCGCCGGGTGGCAGGCTGGTATGGCCGAGGATCTGGATGCCCTGCGCCGCTCGCGGCCGACGGCCGTCAACCTCGCCTGGGCCCTGGCGCGCATGGAGACCTGCGCCTCGCGGCTGTCGGAGGACGAGGATCCGGCGTCGGCCCTGCTTGCCGAGGCCCACGCCATCCACGCCGAGGATGTTGCAGCCAACCAGCGCATGGGCCGCTCCGGCGCCGGGCTGATCCAGCCGGGCAGCGGGGTGCTCACCCACTGCAATACCGGCTCGCTGGCCACTGGCGGGTTGGGCACGGCGCTGGGCGTGATCCGCACCGCCTGGGCGGATGGCCGAATCGAGCGCGTCTTCGCCGACGAGACCCGGCCGTGGCTGCAGGGGGCTCGGTTGACCGCCTGGGAGTTGGCCGCCGACGGCATCCCGGTGGAGCTGCTGGCCGACGGCGCCGCGGCTGCCCTGATGCGCACCGGACAGGTGCACTGGGCGATCGTCGGTGCCGATCGCATTGCAGCCAACGGGGACGTGGCCAACAAGATCGGCACCTACGCCGTGGCCCTGGCGGCGCGCCAGCACGGGGTGCGATTCATGGTGGTGGCTCCCACCTCGACCATCGATCCGCAGACGGCCACCGGCGAGCAGATCCCCATCGAGACGCGGGACGCCCGCGAGGTCCTCTATGCCGGCGGTCACCGGGTCGCGCCGAAGGCCGAGGGGGTCGGCGCCTGGAATCCGGTCTTCGATGTCACGCCGGCGGAGCTGGTGGATGTCATCGTCACCGAGCGCGGTGTGGTCCATCAGCCGGACGCCGACGGCATGGCCCGCCTGCTCGAGGGCGCTGGCTGA